A genomic stretch from Solanum stenotomum isolate F172 chromosome 8, ASM1918654v1, whole genome shotgun sequence includes:
- the LOC125873452 gene encoding uncharacterized protein LOC125873452 — translation MSNLSKLEFVALDISGKNYLSWVLDAEIHLTAKGLGDCIIEGNKASSQDKAKAMIFLRHHLDESLKVEYLTVKDPLELWIVLKGRYDHLKATVLPKARYEWMHLRFQDHKIHNDLLMKNHEARPTRSAPLPEAHGVEAHGQSEIK, via the exons atgTCGAATTTATCAAAGCTTGAATTTGTGGCACTTGACATTTCTGGAAAGAACTATTTGTCATGGGTACTTGATGCTGAAATTCACCTTACCGCTAAGGGTCTTGGTGATTGTATAATCGAAGGAAATAAGGCATCAAGTCAGGATAAAGCGAAAGCTATGATTTTCCTTCGTCATCATCTTGATGAAAGCCTGAAGGTTGAATACTTAACAGTGAAAGATCCACTTGAATTGTGGATAGTTTTGAAAGGGAGGTATGACCACCTCAAGGCAACGGTATTGCCAAAGGCTCGTTATGAGTGGATGCACTTACGGTTTCAAGATCATAAAATC CATAATGaccttttaatgaaaaatcatgaaGCCCGTCCCACTAGAAGTGCTCCATTACCGGAGGCCCACGGGGTAGAAGCACATGGCCAGTCtgaaataaaatag
- the LOC125873453 gene encoding uncharacterized protein LOC125873453, giving the protein MSNGDMCLLDSATTHTILREKKYFSYLVMKKAYVNTISGSTKLIEGSGRTTLLLPGGTLLVIDNALYCSKSQRNLLSFKVIRQNGYHVETANEGKVEYLYITIINAEKKTVHEKLSALSSGLYHTSIGTVESHAVVNKKFTGSNDFIIWHDWLGHPGYNMMRRIIENSHGHTLKNQNVLQSNEFTCAACTQEKLVIKPSLAKVGMESPVFMERIQGDICGPIHLACGPFKYXPS; this is encoded by the coding sequence ATGAGTAATGGAGATATGTGCCTTCTGGATAGTGCCACAACTCATACGATactaagagaaaagaaatatttctcttatttgGTAATGAAAAAGGCATATGTTAATACAATATCCGGTAGTACAAAATTGATTGAGGGTTCTGGAAGAACGACTTTATTACTACCTGGAGGAACATTATTGGTAATTGATAATGCATTgtattgtagtaagtctcaaagaaaCTTGTTAAGTTTCAAGGTTATTCGCCAAAATGGCTATCATGTTGAGACTGCGAATGAAGGAAAGGTTGAATACCTTTATATTACTATAATAAATGCAGAGAAGAAAACTGTGCATGAAAAATTGTCTGCACTTTCTTCTGGGTTGTACCATACAAGTATTGGTACAGTTGAATCACATGCCGTGGTAAATAAAAAGTTTACTGGttctaatgattttatcatttggcaTGACTGGTTAGGCCATCCCGGTTATAATATGATGCGCagaataattgaaaattcacATGGGCATACTTTGAAGAACCAAAATGTTCTTCAATCAAATGAATTCACTTGTGCTGCTTGTACACAAGAAAAGTTGGTTATCAAACCATCATTGGCTAAGGTTGGGATGGAATCCCCTGTATTTATGGAACGGATACAGGGTGATATATGTGGACCTATTCACCTTGCATGTGGACCATTTAAATATNctcctagctag
- the LOC125873454 gene encoding secreted RxLR effector protein 161-like, whose amino-acid sequence MYLANNTRPDICFAVSLLARFSSCPTRRHWKGVKHIFRYLQGTIDMGLLYSNASKSELIGYADAGYLSDPHKARSQTGYLFTYGGTAISWRSMKQIIVATSSNHAEIIAIHEASRECIWLRSMTQHILQLCGLSVQTKTPTILYEDNICSSDNLANLFTKALPTSTFEKLRYKIGMCRLQDIK is encoded by the exons ATGTACCTAGCCAACAATACCCGGCCAGATATTTGTTTCGCAGTAAGTTTATTGGCGAGATTCAGCTCATGTCCAACAAGAAGACATTGGAAAGGTGTTAAGCATATATTCAGATATCTTCAAGGAACAATTGATATGGGATTGTTGTATTCTAATGCATCCAAGTCAGAATTGATCGGTTATGCAGATGCTGGCTATTTGTCTGATCCACATAAAGCTCGATCTCAGACAGGCTATTTATTCACATATGGAGGTACAGCTATATCATGGCGTTCGATGAAGCAAATAATAGTtgctacttcttcaaatcatgcagagaTAATAGCCATTCATGAAGCCAGTCGAGAGTGTATATGGTTGAGATCAATGACTCAACACATTTTGCAATTATGCGGTCTTTCTGTGCAAACAAAGACTCCAACAATATTGTACGAAGATAAT ATTTGTTCGAGTGATAATCTTGCAAATTTATTCACTAAGGCATTGCCAACGTCAACATTTGAGAAGCTaagatataagattggaatgtGTCGTCTCCaagatatcaaataa